One stretch of Oncorhynchus keta strain PuntledgeMale-10-30-2019 chromosome 16, Oket_V2, whole genome shotgun sequence DNA includes these proteins:
- the LOC118395597 gene encoding zinc finger protein 354C-like isoform X2, which produces MANQSLLSWGQAGEVKDLTQHQGGEGNLTGGYRSFVKLAGHKTWRDDQPITVDEGSGSSTQHVIVIEPADAEAAGPGVKLERSEGEEDPRHSRNIQTGEPTVATEDPTTTLVPPRIRRSIPEDSGTQNTVLKSETDTETLTVTQRILHTGSDHRSDPEILELGGLGCRSAPGSEYLLYGNPRTVLSHQDSGDALQTGNDPSCSYTAETGMIPGDMPVGLDTQTNPMRGDWNRYSSSVYSEDCLDEKREGLALDDVTVKMEGDAPLTWNEVETHLGEGHSQDNSSDFLDYRENLETNLNVTTNSSLHPVSMSMTPSDSQGLFDQVLNSNDQRSKARGGGAKIGSKEKRFLCMFCNKGFSCPQKVEIHQRVHTGEKPYSCTQCHMRFAHAGNLKRHQRVHTGEKPYSCPQCEKRFSHQHHLKMHLKVHTGERPFRE; this is translated from the exons ATGGCCAACCAATCACTGTTATCCTGGGGTCAAGCTGGAGAGGTCAAGGACCTGACTCAGCACCAAGGAG GTGAAGGAAATCTCACTGGAGGCTACAGGAGCTTTGTGAAGCTAGCGGGACACAAAACATGGAGAGATGATCAACCAATCACTGTTGATGAGGGGAGTGGAAGCTCAACTCAGCACGTTATCGTTATAGAG CCTGCAGATGCAGAGGCTGCAGGTCCTGGGGTCAAGCtggagaggtctgaaggagaggaggacccaaGACACAGCAGAAACATCCAGACGGGAGAGCCCACTGTAGCCACGGAGGACCCCACCACAACCCTAGTTCCGCCCAGGATCCGACGCAGCATCCCAGAGGACAGTGGAACGCAGAACACTGTCCTtaagtcagagacagacacagagactttAACTGTAACACAAAGGATTTTGCACACAGGATCTGACCACAGGTCAGACCCAGAGATACTGGAGCTGGGGGGACTGGGCTGTCGTTCTGCTCCCGGCTCAGAGTATTTACTTTACGGTAACCCGAGGACAGTTCTGTCCCATCAGGACTCAGGTGACGCATTACAGACTGGCAATGATCCATCTTGTTCTTACACTGCAGAGACAGGGATGATACCTGGTGACATGCCTGTGGGCTTAGATACACAGACTAATCCAATGAGAGGGGACTGGAAccggtacagtagtagtgtgtaCTCTGAAGACTGCCTGGATGAGAAAAGGGAGGGTCTGGCCTTAGATGATGTGACTGTGAAAATGGAGGGCGACGCTCCTCTGACATGGAATGAAGTCGAGACTCATTTAGGAGAAGGACACTCGCAGGATAACAGCAGTGACTTCTTAGACTACAGGGAAAACTTAGAGACAAATCTAAATGTCACAACCAACTCCTCTTTACACCCAGTGTCCATGTCAATGACACCTTCCGATTCACAAGGCCTGTTCGATCAGGTATTGAACTCAAATGACCAAAGGTCCAAGGCTCGGGGAGGGGGAGCAAAAATTGGCAGTAAAGAGAAGCGGTTCCTTTGCATGTTCTGTAATAAAGGCTTCAGCTGCCCCCAGAAGGTGGAGAttcaccagagggtccacacaggggaaaAACCCtacagctgtacccagtgtcacatgcgcTTTGCCCATGCTGgcaacctgaagaggcaccagagggttcacacaggggagaaaccctacagctgtCCCCAGTGTGAGAAAAGGTTCTCCCATCAGCACCATCTGAAGatgcacctgaaggtccacacgGGAGAGAGGCCATTCAGAGAGTAA
- the LOC118395597 gene encoding gastrula zinc finger protein XlCGF48.2-like isoform X1 yields the protein MANCVVFHTQIASIMEVLANAAVADICKLVDDDYAVFRLEITQSQKENRALRRKLHLLELKVARERADRTTRERVNASRPSSVKILERGMERGEGNLTGGYRSFVKLAGHKTWRDDQPITVDEGSGSSTQHVIVIEPADAEAAGPGVKLERSEGEEDPRHSRNIQTGEPTVATEDPTTTLVPPRIRRSIPEDSGTQNTVLKSETDTETLTVTQRILHTGSDHRSDPEILELGGLGCRSAPGSEYLLYGNPRTVLSHQDSGDALQTGNDPSCSYTAETGMIPGDMPVGLDTQTNPMRGDWNRYSSSVYSEDCLDEKREGLALDDVTVKMEGDAPLTWNEVETHLGEGHSQDNSSDFLDYRENLETNLNVTTNSSLHPVSMSMTPSDSQGLFDQVLNSNDQRSKARGGGAKIGSKEKRFLCMFCNKGFSCPQKVEIHQRVHTGEKPYSCTQCHMRFAHAGNLKRHQRVHTGEKPYSCPQCEKRFSHQHHLKMHLKVHTGERPFRE from the exons ATGGCTAACTGtgtggtttttcacactcaaatagcctccatcatggaggtgctagcgaatgcagccgtgGCAGATATCTGTAAGctcgtagacgacgactatgcagtgtttcgtttggaaataactcaaagccagaaagaaaacagggcATTGCGGAGGAAACTACATCTATTGGAGCTGAAGGTGGCACGGGAGCGCGCAGATAGAACAACGCGAGAGCGCGTCAATGCTAGTCGTCCCAGTAGTGTCAAGATCCTCGAGCGAGGAATGGAAAGAG GTGAAGGAAATCTCACTGGAGGCTACAGGAGCTTTGTGAAGCTAGCGGGACACAAAACATGGAGAGATGATCAACCAATCACTGTTGATGAGGGGAGTGGAAGCTCAACTCAGCACGTTATCGTTATAGAG CCTGCAGATGCAGAGGCTGCAGGTCCTGGGGTCAAGCtggagaggtctgaaggagaggaggacccaaGACACAGCAGAAACATCCAGACGGGAGAGCCCACTGTAGCCACGGAGGACCCCACCACAACCCTAGTTCCGCCCAGGATCCGACGCAGCATCCCAGAGGACAGTGGAACGCAGAACACTGTCCTtaagtcagagacagacacagagactttAACTGTAACACAAAGGATTTTGCACACAGGATCTGACCACAGGTCAGACCCAGAGATACTGGAGCTGGGGGGACTGGGCTGTCGTTCTGCTCCCGGCTCAGAGTATTTACTTTACGGTAACCCGAGGACAGTTCTGTCCCATCAGGACTCAGGTGACGCATTACAGACTGGCAATGATCCATCTTGTTCTTACACTGCAGAGACAGGGATGATACCTGGTGACATGCCTGTGGGCTTAGATACACAGACTAATCCAATGAGAGGGGACTGGAAccggtacagtagtagtgtgtaCTCTGAAGACTGCCTGGATGAGAAAAGGGAGGGTCTGGCCTTAGATGATGTGACTGTGAAAATGGAGGGCGACGCTCCTCTGACATGGAATGAAGTCGAGACTCATTTAGGAGAAGGACACTCGCAGGATAACAGCAGTGACTTCTTAGACTACAGGGAAAACTTAGAGACAAATCTAAATGTCACAACCAACTCCTCTTTACACCCAGTGTCCATGTCAATGACACCTTCCGATTCACAAGGCCTGTTCGATCAGGTATTGAACTCAAATGACCAAAGGTCCAAGGCTCGGGGAGGGGGAGCAAAAATTGGCAGTAAAGAGAAGCGGTTCCTTTGCATGTTCTGTAATAAAGGCTTCAGCTGCCCCCAGAAGGTGGAGAttcaccagagggtccacacaggggaaaAACCCtacagctgtacccagtgtcacatgcgcTTTGCCCATGCTGgcaacctgaagaggcaccagagggttcacacaggggagaaaccctacagctgtCCCCAGTGTGAGAAAAGGTTCTCCCATCAGCACCATCTGAAGatgcacctgaaggtccacacgGGAGAGAGGCCATTCAGAGAGTAA
- the LOC118395597 gene encoding zinc finger protein 354C-like isoform X3 translates to MGLGEGNLTGGYRSFVKLAGHKTWRDDQPITVDEGSGSSTQHVIVIEPADAEAAGPGVKLERSEGEEDPRHSRNIQTGEPTVATEDPTTTLVPPRIRRSIPEDSGTQNTVLKSETDTETLTVTQRILHTGSDHRSDPEILELGGLGCRSAPGSEYLLYGNPRTVLSHQDSGDALQTGNDPSCSYTAETGMIPGDMPVGLDTQTNPMRGDWNRYSSSVYSEDCLDEKREGLALDDVTVKMEGDAPLTWNEVETHLGEGHSQDNSSDFLDYRENLETNLNVTTNSSLHPVSMSMTPSDSQGLFDQVLNSNDQRSKARGGGAKIGSKEKRFLCMFCNKGFSCPQKVEIHQRVHTGEKPYSCTQCHMRFAHAGNLKRHQRVHTGEKPYSCPQCEKRFSHQHHLKMHLKVHTGERPFRE, encoded by the exons ATGGGTCTTG GTGAAGGAAATCTCACTGGAGGCTACAGGAGCTTTGTGAAGCTAGCGGGACACAAAACATGGAGAGATGATCAACCAATCACTGTTGATGAGGGGAGTGGAAGCTCAACTCAGCACGTTATCGTTATAGAG CCTGCAGATGCAGAGGCTGCAGGTCCTGGGGTCAAGCtggagaggtctgaaggagaggaggacccaaGACACAGCAGAAACATCCAGACGGGAGAGCCCACTGTAGCCACGGAGGACCCCACCACAACCCTAGTTCCGCCCAGGATCCGACGCAGCATCCCAGAGGACAGTGGAACGCAGAACACTGTCCTtaagtcagagacagacacagagactttAACTGTAACACAAAGGATTTTGCACACAGGATCTGACCACAGGTCAGACCCAGAGATACTGGAGCTGGGGGGACTGGGCTGTCGTTCTGCTCCCGGCTCAGAGTATTTACTTTACGGTAACCCGAGGACAGTTCTGTCCCATCAGGACTCAGGTGACGCATTACAGACTGGCAATGATCCATCTTGTTCTTACACTGCAGAGACAGGGATGATACCTGGTGACATGCCTGTGGGCTTAGATACACAGACTAATCCAATGAGAGGGGACTGGAAccggtacagtagtagtgtgtaCTCTGAAGACTGCCTGGATGAGAAAAGGGAGGGTCTGGCCTTAGATGATGTGACTGTGAAAATGGAGGGCGACGCTCCTCTGACATGGAATGAAGTCGAGACTCATTTAGGAGAAGGACACTCGCAGGATAACAGCAGTGACTTCTTAGACTACAGGGAAAACTTAGAGACAAATCTAAATGTCACAACCAACTCCTCTTTACACCCAGTGTCCATGTCAATGACACCTTCCGATTCACAAGGCCTGTTCGATCAGGTATTGAACTCAAATGACCAAAGGTCCAAGGCTCGGGGAGGGGGAGCAAAAATTGGCAGTAAAGAGAAGCGGTTCCTTTGCATGTTCTGTAATAAAGGCTTCAGCTGCCCCCAGAAGGTGGAGAttcaccagagggtccacacaggggaaaAACCCtacagctgtacccagtgtcacatgcgcTTTGCCCATGCTGgcaacctgaagaggcaccagagggttcacacaggggagaaaccctacagctgtCCCCAGTGTGAGAAAAGGTTCTCCCATCAGCACCATCTGAAGatgcacctgaaggtccacacgGGAGAGAGGCCATTCAGAGAGTAA
- the LOC118395612 gene encoding uncharacterized protein LOC118395612 has translation MANCMVFHTQIASIMEVLANAAVADICKLVDDDYAVFRLEMTQSQKENRALRRKLQLLELKVARDRVLASRPSSVKILDRNRGMARGHLTGGHRSFVKPAGHNTWRDDQPITVDEGSGTSTHHVIVIESVDAEDAGPGVKLERSEGEDPGQSTDIQAGVLAVATEDPTPTPPRTRRSITEVSGTPNAVLKSETDTETLTVAHRLLHTGSGHRSDPERLGPPGCPPAPGTEYLPVFHQSQKTVNSCGNTDGDALDSGGDDLSCFYTTEMDSGNISLGLETQTDLSRGDWNQYSSSVYSEGCLDKKGEVIAVDDVTVKVEGDTPLTWNADETHLGEGHSQDFLDYSESLETNPNVSSHSPVRTLRDRAPVSTSKGPSDSHCRVLFDQVSNSNDRARAQTQGGGNTSGSSKEKRFLCMFCSKGFSCLQKVEIHQRVHTGVKPFSCTQCDMRFAEAGSLKRHQRVHTGEKPYSCPQCHMRFTQAGSLKRHLKVHMGERLFV, from the exons ATGGCTAACTGTATGGTTTTTCATactcaaatagcctccatcatggaggtgctagcgaatgcagccgtggcagatatctgtaaactcgtagacgacgactatgcagtgtttcgtttggaaatgactcaaagccagaaagaaaaccGAGCATTGCGGAGGAAACTTCAGCTACTGGAACTGAAGGTGGCACGGGACCGCGTCCTCGCCAGTCGTCCCAGTAGTGTCAAGATCCTCGACCGAAACAGAGGAATGGCAAGAG GACATCTCACTGGAGGCCATAGGAGCTTTGTAAAGCCAGCAGGAcacaatacatggagagatgaccaaccaatcactgttgatgagggtagtggaacctcaacccatCATGTTATTGTGATAGAG TCTGTAGATGCTGAGGATGCAGGGCCTGGGGTCAAGCtggagaggtctgaaggagagGACCCAGGGCAAAGCACAGACATCCAGGCTGGAGTGCTCGCTGTAGCCACGGAGGACCCCACCCCCACGCCGCCCAGAACCCGACGCAGCATCACGGAGGTCAGTGGAACGCCGAACGCTGTCCTCAAGTCCGAGACAGACACTGAGACCTTAACTGTAGCACACAGGCTTTTACACACAGGATCTGGCCACAGATCCGATCCAGAGAGACTGGGGCCACCGGGCTGTCCTCCTGCTCCTGGCACAGAGTATTTACCGGTATTTCACCAGAGCCAGAAGACGGTTAATTCCTGTGGAAATACTGATGGTGATGCGTTAGACTCTGGTGGTGATGATCTGTCTTGTTTTTACACTACAGAGATGGACTCTGGCAACATATCCTTGGGTTTAGAGACACAGACTGATCTGTCTAGAGGGGACTGGAaccagtacagtagtagtgtatactCTGAAGGGTGCCTAGATAAGAAAGGGGAGGTCATAGCGGTAGATGATGTGACTGTCAAAGTGGAGGGCGACACTCCTCTTACATGGAATGCAGACGAGACTCACTTAGGAGAAGGACACTCACAAGATTTCTTAGATTACAGTGAAAGCTTAGAGACAAATCCAAATGTCTCGAGCCACTCCCCTGTACGCACACTCAGGGATCGGGCCCCAGTGTCCACGTCGAAGGGGCCTTCCGATTCACACTGCCGAGTCCTTTTCGATCAGGTATCGAACTCAAACGACAGGGCTAGAGCCCAGACTCAGGGAGGGGGAAACACATCAGGCAGTAGTAAAGAGAAACGcttcctctgcatgttctgtagcaaaggcttcagctgcctccagaaagtggagatccaccagagggtccacacaggggtgaaacccttcagctgtacccagtgtgaTATGCGCTTCGCTGAGGCTGGcagcctgaagaggcaccagagggtccacacaggggagaaaccctacagctgccCCCAGTGTCACATGCGCTTTACCCAGGCTGGCAGCCTGAAGAGACACCTGAAGGTCCACATGGGAGAAAGGCTGTTCGTCTga